In the genome of Candidatus Poribacteria bacterium, one region contains:
- a CDS encoding LamG domain-containing protein, which yields MFKALTSVLPVMILTLAFTATGGAQEGMLLWLSFEGDGDVVIDHSGNGNDGKVVGGATRVQGKYGKGIQIGKKDQYVEIPNVLQPTATVEFWFKPNWDGSDSDTYRLFDANTGSIYFMIGKGKTIGDRDTTFGFYFEDATDADYQDWETPAADAIPKAGEWYHVAVTWDFENEKKAHLYINGEESGVSPNIGAGFPQLNPNPRIGFNVDTGYMPAANGADSVIDEFVIYGKALSADEVKRDMKNIRGLAVKPQDKLTTT from the coding sequence ATGTTCAAGGCTTTAACCTCCGTTTTACCGGTTATGATTCTGACCTTGGCCTTTACGGCCACAGGAGGAGCACAGGAAGGGATGTTACTCTGGCTCTCCTTCGAGGGGGATGGAGACGTGGTGATCGATCACAGCGGTAACGGCAACGATGGCAAGGTGGTTGGCGGTGCGACGCGCGTGCAGGGGAAATATGGAAAGGGGATTCAGATCGGCAAGAAAGATCAATACGTCGAGATACCTAACGTCCTACAGCCGACGGCTACGGTTGAGTTCTGGTTCAAACCCAATTGGGACGGCAGCGACTCGGATACCTATAGGCTCTTCGACGCCAACACCGGAAGCATATACTTCATGATAGGTAAGGGGAAAACGATAGGCGATAGGGACACAACCTTCGGTTTTTACTTCGAGGACGCGACCGATGCCGACTATCAGGATTGGGAAACGCCGGCGGCCGATGCCATACCTAAGGCGGGGGAGTGGTATCACGTGGCCGTGACATGGGATTTTGAGAATGAGAAAAAAGCTCATCTCTACATCAATGGCGAAGAATCCGGCGTCTCGCCGAATATCGGTGCCGGTTTCCCACAACTTAATCCCAACCCCAGGATAGGATTCAACGTCGACACCGGTTACATGCCGGCGGCAAACGGTGCCGACTCGGTTATCGACGAATTCGTCATCTACGGTAAGGCGCTCAGCGCCGATGAGGTTAAACGGGATATGAAGAACATCAGGGGCCTTGCCGTCAAGCCGCAGGATAAGTTGACTACCACCTGA
- a CDS encoding PD40 domain-containing protein → MRGKHNIFSAMVLLSIAVSLLLGTVNVSKAKSKTSKVTFRVWEKGGLTVEGAVVKVAGKTLTTTEGGWTDEIELEVNKWYLVEVSHELYETYSLNHYIADLPSQVINISINKLNIDGRILSVEVVTPRLKQGETLEVEIEVKNTGNVKSDYHLYFGAGYPTDSKTITLDPGDKGKVTLSWVVPKDREPGDYTSEIRFEIAKHGGIWQVHKTWGEIQFTVEGEPEPKKAGVIVRVFTGASYDAGDPIPEAKVYIDGDYKGKTQSDGEINIGSYVIGSAHKIRVIRSGYKDFTSNFTVPDADISFLDVKMEKAFLDPSPLIVDVSFSPPGEIILGDVIEITIKGGNRGGFSPIGTLSLSFPQLDSPNDKGRVEVISNDAPETVIKAAGETIWHKDKGDIKASYLLVEAADTKWSNNGWESREIHELKIKVRPKDEGIFVVYCRITFKDNDSEVRFNYPTDSAYIDQQGFYVLKREIRVVREAVKREAPPGSLIRKYEPILKFHKDENDEELYFPMDADAYVQKCSLWYDAWYKPLPEKLKGEGEIETLKSLADFSKKIKKEKDLTRIFLQFIDYEEAKENAVLDEYKSAFPERYTYYARQFIEPDYSYLVIQYWFFYAYNSWGDYPFGYNSHEGDWEGITIFLHPLTKTPIYAAYSAHNDSGEIIRKPWKEIEREGTHPVVYVAIGSHANYFTSIPERKVCLIRGGNLICKKDKANGNGKIIRPQEWKQRVVLEDENYFLPEWAEFYEGRWGWWRTGIEAGFGAPKFPKFQKDNKWDHPAIWAGIQTPPPPVLKIISVETNKQEYEKGETVKANVKLEGECSLSNLVINLDIADPDGNNVREGIFKSIASLSPGGYSTGFLECWKIPEDAKAGKYIVTVGVWNENQTKQYDIKYGVASFTVKPKEITFVDSNLEAAIREAINKPDGPITKEDLANLTQLDASGRGIRNLSGLGYAINLEMLWLSDNQISDIASLSKLVNLCHLDLSNNQIDDVRALSGLGDFQGLILSHNQISDLSPLSEIGVVEWLDLSYNRISDISPLVANLGLGRNIGIDLRGNPLNDEAYSSYIPILQSRDVNVKFDPKLKPDLVISYDDISYNFCEEVITAVVHNIGETDASNVKIAFYERPGDWYKAALEYVGGYPPEPSPDDPPEAWEAWQSQMSEIDRMIQEYGETLWSPIAETSLNTIRARSSETASITWSMGEEGIFEIKVVVDPEDEIKEKNEQNNEATTWIAAKLYIAKPTSENPAQAGSYNNPSEISIIVAICVPETLPALADSVKDYFNVVIGGKEAEIVDIKAPDSLNIDSPITPLYAYELTVQPPVQEEAGLYDLNVSFFPPAWQEHRLNLSSSEKNAVFYSGSIEDEFKNSIFTLNVDTGASVDTNNLVAQLQEYNAHIVEDYVVWSKSSSDYKDERWNPSFDVTFKFALSKDGDFLVGVFASVVEALSALVCYNDWMPLSATTKDIFLNKVAWMEYRSLIERGLISGPEYSTFLPRIKNNLDSPVHIIYSLIFWAKDYNSEWRYRDLMDYWAPVPDPETYDGEGSRSFSIDYPSDVQNSFVYIIAHCDNGNVASAKLDSTEVVTQHDCGTSLYEQGDIYPHDIKLYGKTTWSEVDTSFHMILVGGKPSISNVAQSPDGAFNPLPSILTLSPGWNEYHENPVQPAPQTRKIVFVSDESGNPDIWIMDIDGSYRKQLTNDPKPEWMPRLSPDGSRIAYAKKDEDGTVDLWIMNADGTGQRKIYDGDDVWSFYRISWHPKGDKIYFDPGTYSGSGGMPHKICWVDPDGPPDQKEHDVLVAQNWYYAAPDISQDGRKIVFEHYKGHSWVFDTEIYVGDLSEDGNAVTNIKRLTQNSDADKAPLLSPDGSKIIWLHQAAPWDGGEVKFDIWTMDVNGNNPHSLTGEVDKETVQLGSFSLDGGTIIFSARRSGNWDIWRMKSDGTKLTQITDTPDINETSPDTNVIVKPPKIWGDVTGNGRVTAYDASRLLQYLVGKVSADEINLDVADVTGNGDISALDAAYILMFVVGKIKKFPVQGEAAPSYEGMSKVISIPTIRTKAGERIKVPIVIDDMKGILSGEMRIRYDPRALKLIKVSGMKGFEIAQNVGDDLVRLAFASSEEIGSGKGDLFQLEFEVARYVGNPSEVKIERVRINEGVKVKVERGKVEFVPDDTVLLQNYPNPCNPETWIPFQLAEGGDVRIRIYDMRGRLIKTLDLGYLRAGYYISKSSAAYWDGRNEVGERVASGVYIYQIQAGEKTFAKKMVILK, encoded by the coding sequence ATGAGAGGGAAACATAACATTTTCTCAGCTATGGTTCTCCTGAGCATAGCGGTTTCCCTCTTACTTGGGACAGTTAATGTCTCGAAGGCAAAATCAAAAACCAGCAAGGTGACGTTCAGAGTGTGGGAGAAAGGAGGTTTAACAGTAGAAGGCGCTGTAGTGAAAGTCGCAGGTAAGACTCTAACAACAACTGAAGGGGGTTGGACAGATGAGATAGAGCTTGAAGTTAACAAGTGGTATCTTGTTGAAGTTTCTCATGAACTTTACGAAACATATAGTTTGAACCATTATATTGCTGATCTTCCGAGTCAGGTAATAAACATTTCCATAAATAAACTCAACATAGATGGTAGGATTCTTTCTGTAGAAGTTGTCACCCCAAGATTAAAACAAGGAGAGACCTTAGAAGTTGAAATCGAGGTTAAAAATACAGGGAATGTAAAATCTGATTATCATCTATACTTTGGTGCAGGGTATCCTACTGATAGTAAAACGATAACTCTTGATCCAGGTGATAAAGGTAAAGTTACTTTATCCTGGGTGGTGCCTAAGGATAGGGAACCAGGCGACTACACAAGTGAAATTCGATTTGAAATAGCGAAACATGGGGGTATTTGGCAAGTTCATAAAACATGGGGGGAGATCCAATTCACGGTTGAAGGAGAACCTGAACCTAAAAAGGCCGGCGTTATCGTTCGTGTTTTCACAGGAGCAAGTTATGATGCGGGAGATCCTATTCCGGAAGCTAAGGTATATATTGATGGAGATTACAAAGGCAAAACACAAAGTGACGGGGAGATCAACATTGGATCTTATGTGATAGGATCTGCTCATAAAATAAGGGTTATTAGATCAGGCTATAAGGATTTTACAAGCAACTTCACCGTTCCTGACGCTGATATCTCCTTCCTTGATGTAAAAATGGAAAAAGCATTTCTAGATCCATCTCCTTTAATAGTAGACGTTTCATTTTCTCCTCCGGGCGAGATTATATTGGGCGATGTGATTGAAATAACTATAAAAGGGGGAAATAGAGGTGGTTTCTCCCCCATAGGAACATTATCTCTATCTTTCCCACAGTTAGATTCTCCTAATGATAAAGGCAGGGTTGAAGTTATTAGCAATGATGCACCTGAAACAGTTATTAAAGCCGCTGGTGAAACGATTTGGCATAAGGATAAAGGGGATATAAAAGCATCCTATCTATTGGTTGAAGCTGCTGATACAAAGTGGAGCAACAATGGTTGGGAATCTAGGGAGATACATGAGCTTAAAATTAAGGTCCGCCCAAAGGATGAAGGGATATTTGTAGTTTATTGCAGGATCACGTTTAAGGATAACGATAGCGAGGTTAGATTCAATTATCCAACAGATTCTGCATATATCGATCAACAGGGATTCTATGTCTTAAAGCGAGAAATTAGAGTTGTAAGAGAAGCTGTTAAACGTGAAGCTCCTCCAGGGTCCTTGATAAGGAAGTATGAACCTATCTTGAAATTTCACAAGGATGAAAATGATGAGGAACTGTACTTTCCGATGGACGCCGATGCTTATGTTCAAAAATGCAGTTTGTGGTATGACGCTTGGTATAAACCTTTACCGGAGAAGCTTAAAGGGGAAGGAGAAATAGAAACTTTAAAATCACTCGCCGATTTTTCGAAGAAAATTAAAAAGGAGAAGGATCTCACCAGGATTTTCCTTCAATTTATTGATTATGAAGAAGCGAAGGAAAATGCAGTTTTAGATGAGTATAAAAGTGCATTTCCTGAGAGGTATACATACTATGCTCGCCAGTTTATAGAGCCTGATTATAGTTATCTAGTAATTCAATACTGGTTCTTCTATGCCTATAACTCCTGGGGGGATTATCCTTTTGGGTATAATTCCCATGAAGGTGACTGGGAAGGTATAACTATATTCCTCCATCCTTTAACTAAAACACCAATTTATGCTGCTTATTCAGCGCATAATGATAGTGGAGAGATAATAAGAAAACCTTGGAAAGAAATTGAGAGGGAAGGAACTCATCCAGTAGTATATGTAGCGATAGGTTCCCACGCCAATTACTTCACATCTATTCCTGAGAGAAAGGTCTGTTTAATAAGAGGAGGAAACCTCATTTGTAAAAAAGATAAGGCAAATGGAAATGGGAAGATAATAAGGCCTCAAGAATGGAAGCAGAGAGTTGTGCTGGAGGATGAAAATTACTTCTTACCTGAGTGGGCTGAATTTTATGAAGGGAGATGGGGATGGTGGCGTACAGGGATAGAAGCAGGCTTTGGGGCACCCAAATTTCCTAAGTTTCAAAAGGATAATAAATGGGACCATCCGGCAATATGGGCTGGGATACAAACACCACCTCCTCCTGTGCTGAAAATAATCTCAGTTGAAACCAACAAGCAGGAGTATGAGAAGGGTGAAACCGTTAAAGCGAACGTGAAGCTTGAGGGTGAATGTTCTTTATCCAATTTGGTGATAAATTTGGATATAGCTGATCCGGACGGCAATAACGTTAGAGAGGGTATTTTTAAATCGATAGCGTCCCTATCACCAGGGGGATATTCAACAGGATTCCTAGAATGCTGGAAGATCCCAGAAGACGCTAAAGCGGGTAAATACATAGTAACAGTAGGGGTCTGGAATGAGAACCAGACAAAGCAATATGATATCAAGTATGGAGTGGCAAGTTTTACTGTCAAACCTAAGGAAATAACTTTCGTTGACTCCAACCTCGAAGCAGCGATAAGGGAAGCGATAAACAAACCTGACGGACCAATAACAAAAGAAGATTTGGCAAATTTAACACAGCTCGATGCTTCAGGGCGTGGGATACGTAATCTAAGTGGGTTGGGATATGCTATCAATCTGGAGATGCTATGGTTGAGTGATAACCAAATATCAGATATCGCTTCATTGAGCAAGCTTGTTAATCTGTGTCATTTGGACTTGAGTAATAATCAAATAGATGATGTGAGAGCGTTGAGTGGACTTGGTGATTTTCAAGGTTTGATTCTAAGCCATAACCAGATCAGCGATCTAAGTCCCCTAAGTGAGATAGGTGTCGTGGAATGGTTGGATCTTAGTTACAATAGGATATCAGATATCAGCCCACTGGTAGCCAATCTAGGGCTTGGGCGAAATATTGGAATCGATCTAAGAGGTAACCCGCTTAACGATGAAGCTTATAGCTCTTATATTCCGATTCTCCAAAGCAGGGATGTAAACGTGAAATTTGATCCAAAATTGAAGCCAGATCTTGTTATTTCCTACGATGATATCTCCTACAATTTCTGTGAGGAGGTTATCACAGCTGTTGTGCATAATATCGGTGAGACAGACGCAAGCAATGTGAAAATAGCATTTTATGAGAGACCTGGAGATTGGTATAAAGCCGCCTTAGAATACGTTGGAGGATATCCTCCTGAACCATCCCCTGATGATCCACCAGAGGCATGGGAAGCGTGGCAATCACAGATGAGCGAAATTGATAGGATGATTCAAGAGTATGGAGAAACTCTCTGGAGCCCCATAGCTGAGACCTCTTTGAACACCATCCGTGCCCGATCCTCAGAAACAGCTTCTATCACCTGGTCGATGGGGGAGGAAGGAATATTTGAAATAAAGGTGGTTGTTGATCCAGAGGATGAAATTAAGGAGAAGAATGAGCAAAACAACGAGGCTACAACTTGGATAGCCGCTAAGCTTTACATAGCAAAGCCTACCTCTGAAAATCCAGCCCAAGCAGGAAGCTATAATAACCCATCTGAGATCTCAATCATAGTAGCGATCTGTGTCCCCGAAACCTTACCTGCGTTGGCTGATTCTGTTAAGGATTACTTTAACGTGGTAATAGGGGGAAAAGAGGCGGAAATAGTAGATATCAAAGCACCTGATAGTCTGAATATTGATTCTCCTATTACTCCCCTTTATGCTTATGAATTGACGGTTCAACCACCCGTTCAAGAAGAAGCAGGACTGTATGATCTAAACGTTAGCTTCTTCCCCCCAGCCTGGCAGGAGCATCGTCTAAATCTAAGCAGTTCAGAGAAAAACGCTGTGTTCTATTCTGGGAGCATCGAAGATGAGTTTAAAAACTCAATCTTCACTCTGAACGTGGATACCGGAGCCTCTGTGGATACAAATAATCTAGTAGCTCAGCTCCAGGAATACAACGCTCATATAGTTGAAGATTACGTTGTGTGGAGTAAAAGCTCCAGTGATTACAAAGATGAAAGATGGAATCCTTCATTCGACGTCACTTTCAAATTTGCCTTGTCAAAAGATGGGGATTTCCTCGTCGGTGTATTTGCCTCCGTTGTAGAAGCCTTAAGTGCCCTCGTCTGTTACAACGATTGGATGCCTCTCTCAGCCACTACTAAAGATATCTTCCTCAACAAGGTGGCATGGATGGAATATCGATCGCTGATTGAGAGAGGTCTGATATCAGGACCCGAGTATTCGACATTCCTGCCAAGGATAAAGAATAACCTCGATAGCCCTGTCCATATTATCTATAGCCTTATCTTCTGGGCGAAGGATTACAACAGCGAATGGAGATATCGAGATTTAATGGATTACTGGGCCCCGGTTCCTGACCCTGAGACGTATGATGGGGAAGGGTCGAGATCGTTCTCGATCGATTATCCTTCAGATGTTCAAAATTCGTTCGTCTACATCATAGCTCACTGTGACAACGGAAATGTTGCAAGTGCCAAGCTTGATTCGACCGAGGTGGTAACTCAGCATGATTGTGGAACCTCGCTATATGAGCAAGGTGATATATATCCCCATGATATTAAGCTTTACGGAAAAACCACATGGTCTGAGGTAGATACATCCTTCCACATGATACTGGTCGGGGGTAAACCTTCTATAAGCAACGTAGCTCAGTCTCCTGACGGAGCTTTTAATCCGCTTCCCTCGATCTTAACGCTTTCCCCTGGTTGGAATGAATACCACGAAAATCCCGTCCAACCTGCGCCTCAAACTAGAAAGATCGTCTTTGTCTCAGATGAAAGTGGCAATCCAGATATATGGATCATGGATATTGATGGGAGCTATAGAAAGCAACTTACGAATGATCCGAAACCTGAATGGATGCCCCGCTTATCTCCAGATGGAAGTAGAATAGCATATGCGAAGAAGGATGAGGATGGAACCGTCGATCTCTGGATTATGAACGCGGATGGAACAGGACAGAGAAAGATCTACGATGGAGATGATGTGTGGTCGTTCTACAGAATCTCATGGCATCCGAAGGGCGATAAGATCTACTTCGATCCTGGAACATACTCGGGAAGCGGAGGGATGCCACATAAAATCTGTTGGGTTGATCCTGATGGACCACCTGACCAGAAAGAACATGACGTTCTGGTGGCTCAGAATTGGTATTACGCCGCACCTGATATCTCCCAAGATGGGAGGAAAATAGTCTTCGAGCATTATAAAGGACATTCATGGGTATTTGACACAGAGATATATGTTGGTGATCTTTCCGAAGATGGCAACGCCGTGACGAACATAAAAAGGCTTACGCAGAACAGCGATGCGGACAAAGCGCCTTTACTGTCTCCGGATGGCTCAAAAATAATTTGGTTGCATCAAGCGGCTCCATGGGATGGAGGAGAGGTCAAATTCGACATCTGGACGATGGATGTTAACGGGAATAATCCTCATTCTCTGACAGGAGAGGTGGATAAAGAAACCGTGCAGCTTGGGAGCTTCTCGCTTGATGGTGGAACGATAATATTCAGCGCTAGGAGAAGTGGAAACTGGGATATCTGGAGGATGAAATCTGATGGCACAAAACTGACTCAGATCACAGATACACCAGATATAAATGAGACATCACCGGACACCAATGTCATCGTCAAACCACCTAAGATCTGGGGAGATGTCACCGGAAACGGTAGGGTCACAGCATATGACGCGTCAAGGTTGCTTCAATATCTGGTGGGGAAGGTATCAGCCGATGAGATAAATCTCGATGTGGCAGATGTAACCGGAAACGGAGATATATCAGCCCTCGACGCAGCCTATATCCTCATGTTCGTCGTGGGGAAGATAAAGAAGTTTCCCGTCCAAGGTGAGGCAGCACCGTCGTATGAGGGGATGAGCAAAGTGATCTCAATCCCAACTATCAGGACAAAAGCGGGAGAGAGGATAAAAGTTCCGATAGTGATAGATGATATGAAAGGGATCTTGTCGGGAGAGATGAGGATCAGATATGATCCGAGGGCACTGAAGCTGATAAAGGTTTCAGGGATGAAGGGGTTTGAGATTGCCCAAAATGTCGGCGATGATCTAGTAAGACTTGCCTTTGCCTCATCTGAGGAGATAGGATCAGGAAAAGGAGATCTGTTCCAGCTTGAGTTTGAAGTCGCGAGGTATGTGGGGAATCCCTCAGAGGTGAAAATCGAGAGGGTGAGGATAAACGAGGGAGTTAAAGTAAAGGTTGAAAGGGGGAAAGTAGAGTTTGTTCCCGACGATACCGTTCTTCTGCAGAACTACCCCAACCCCTGCAATCCTGAAACCTGGATACCGTTCCAGTTGGCGGAAGGGGGAGATGTGAGGATTCGCATCTACGACATGAGAGGTAGACTGATTAAAACGCTTGATCTGGGATATCTCCGTGCAGGATACTACATCTCCAAATCCTCCGCTGCATATTGGGACGGAAGAAACGAAGTAGGCGAGAGGGTTGCAAGCGGGGTTTACATTTACCAGATACAAGCTGGTGAAAAGACGTTTGCCAAGAAGATGGTTATCCTGAAATAG
- a CDS encoding FAD-dependent oxidoreductase produces the protein MERTYDVLVVGGGLCGFACALRAAQNGKRVLLVERRPALGWESTWAYQLDLNSADTPIARRILGELRAIGGLKGEIADAPALEMILDRLADEHDLSVLLYSYPVRLIYEGDTAFGVVLGSKSGEQIVRSSIIVDATEEASLWRHTGVKIIRSERSIPSLQSIFFNHTGEGLRLPLDLGKGIVIHPSLWRGEVRVEFEVDGANPLVARRRMPDVLKIVREEVPQLKEALVTHSGNEPFPTAPLVQFEDEGPIHPIIRNLLGCGIWASEAENTPAGRLALGERIGELASRCEGVKKFPPEMIMGSLLKGPEVRGDVIVVGGGTGGSIAAIAAGREGVKTLLIEASPILGGIGTGGAIHSYCAGVKGGIQDEVDRRVEELTPLFTGRWGVSGFHPEAKKIVLQQMLEEAGVEIHLNTVVTGVLLKDGGNQLKAEMGTELMPAEERRNEISGVIAVSPQGVALCEADVFIDSTGDGDIAVMAGAPFIVGRERDNLMHAYSQPAGRLDREGRLSFFNFDAGYVDPTDVEDLTRARRNGLRSYLKGRFTDENRLLYIAPIIGIRQSRHIIGEYQLTLADEVAGRRFEDAVSFMRAFYDNHGFDYENESDEALVWVWALGNWSKPIGCEVPYRCLIPKKVERLLLACRAISLTHDAHAAFRMQRDIQRIGEVAGLAAAMAVKEGITPREIDVKKLQVALRESGVLDDRYRPQPAIPERRGHRAISPPEPSALKPEEAEALVWVAVHTNRENALALREMLRSDDPEVRFKGAVALAWHGVDEGVKELLRCLERRSEEKPKGNKTVPMWMAAIPFLGISGDRRAVPVLIDVLKGREAPLDALIAAVRALGRIGDQTAIPALRELLERKDLPTKRALQVSTGGIDPVLEDARWQIDLAIAESLSELGAPEDEVRRIAEPYLKDPRAYVRRYAGKIYGRAG, from the coding sequence ATGGAAAGAACATACGATGTCTTGGTGGTGGGCGGCGGACTTTGCGGTTTCGCCTGCGCCCTAAGGGCGGCTCAAAACGGTAAAAGGGTGTTACTCGTGGAGAGACGTCCAGCTCTTGGATGGGAGAGCACCTGGGCATATCAGTTGGATCTGAACAGCGCTGATACCCCGATCGCCCGACGTATCCTGGGTGAGCTTCGCGCGATCGGAGGGCTCAAAGGGGAGATCGCCGATGCGCCCGCCCTTGAGATGATCCTCGATAGGCTCGCCGATGAGCATGACCTCTCGGTGCTGTTGTATTCCTATCCCGTCAGACTCATCTATGAGGGGGACACCGCTTTCGGAGTGGTTTTGGGAAGCAAAAGCGGCGAGCAGATCGTTAGGTCAAGCATTATCGTGGACGCGACCGAGGAGGCGTCCCTGTGGAGACACACTGGGGTGAAGATTATAAGGTCCGAGAGATCCATCCCCTCTCTTCAATCCATCTTCTTCAACCACACGGGGGAGGGATTGAGATTGCCCCTCGATCTAGGAAAAGGGATCGTGATTCACCCCTCCCTGTGGCGGGGTGAGGTTCGAGTTGAGTTCGAAGTCGATGGAGCGAACCCTCTCGTCGCAAGACGCAGGATGCCTGACGTGCTGAAAATCGTTCGTGAGGAGGTGCCCCAGCTAAAGGAGGCGCTGGTCACCCATTCCGGAAATGAACCCTTTCCCACAGCCCCCCTGGTTCAATTTGAGGATGAAGGACCGATCCATCCGATCATAAGGAACCTCCTCGGATGTGGGATCTGGGCCTCTGAGGCGGAAAACACGCCTGCGGGCAGGCTCGCCCTAGGTGAGAGGATAGGAGAACTTGCCTCCAGGTGTGAGGGCGTCAAGAAGTTCCCCCCCGAGATGATAATGGGTTCCCTCCTCAAAGGACCGGAGGTGAGAGGCGACGTGATCGTCGTGGGGGGAGGTACCGGAGGTTCCATCGCGGCCATCGCCGCCGGACGCGAGGGCGTTAAAACCCTTCTTATCGAGGCATCTCCTATACTTGGCGGGATAGGGACGGGCGGCGCCATACATAGCTATTGCGCTGGGGTGAAAGGCGGCATACAGGATGAGGTCGATCGGCGCGTCGAAGAGCTGACGCCGCTCTTCACCGGCAGATGGGGCGTCAGCGGTTTCCATCCCGAGGCGAAGAAGATCGTTCTACAGCAGATGCTCGAGGAGGCAGGGGTGGAGATCCATCTCAATACCGTCGTAACGGGCGTTCTCCTTAAGGACGGAGGAAACCAGCTTAAGGCTGAGATGGGGACGGAACTTATGCCCGCCGAGGAGAGAAGAAATGAGATCTCCGGGGTTATAGCCGTTTCTCCGCAGGGGGTTGCCCTCTGTGAAGCCGATGTCTTTATAGACAGCACAGGCGACGGGGATATCGCCGTTATGGCGGGAGCGCCCTTCATAGTCGGCCGTGAGAGGGATAACCTCATGCACGCCTATTCACAGCCCGCTGGCAGGCTCGATAGGGAGGGTAGATTGTCCTTTTTCAACTTCGACGCCGGATACGTCGATCCGACGGACGTGGAGGATCTGACAAGGGCCCGAAGAAACGGTCTCAGAAGCTATCTCAAAGGCAGGTTCACCGACGAGAACCGCCTTCTATACATCGCACCGATCATAGGGATTCGTCAGAGCAGGCATATAATCGGTGAATATCAGCTCACCCTTGCCGATGAGGTGGCGGGCAGGAGGTTCGAGGACGCCGTCTCCTTCATGAGGGCCTTCTACGACAATCACGGCTTCGACTATGAAAACGAGAGCGACGAGGCGCTGGTGTGGGTCTGGGCCTTAGGCAATTGGAGCAAACCGATAGGATGTGAGGTGCCATATAGATGTCTCATCCCGAAGAAGGTGGAGAGGCTTCTTTTGGCCTGCCGCGCCATATCGCTCACACACGACGCACATGCGGCATTTAGAATGCAGAGGGATATCCAAAGGATAGGCGAGGTGGCCGGATTGGCCGCTGCTATGGCGGTGAAAGAGGGGATTACGCCCAGGGAGATCGACGTGAAAAAGCTGCAGGTCGCTTTGAGGGAAAGCGGGGTGCTCGATGATAGATATCGTCCTCAACCCGCTATACCGGAGCGGAGAGGGCATAGGGCGATATCGCCTCCGGAGCCATCCGCTCTTAAACCGGAGGAGGCCGAGGCGCTGGTGTGGGTCGCCGTTCACACTAACCGTGAAAATGCCTTGGCGTTGAGGGAAATGTTGAGATCGGACGATCCGGAGGTGAGGTTCAAGGGGGCGGTGGCCCTCGCCTGGCATGGGGTGGATGAAGGGGTGAAGGAGCTTTTAAGATGCCTCGAGAGGAGAAGTGAGGAAAAACCCAAAGGAAACAAGACCGTCCCGATGTGGATGGCTGCCATACCTTTTCTAGGGATATCGGGCGATAGACGGGCAGTTCCGGTCCTCATAGATGTTTTGAAAGGGAGGGAGGCCCCGCTTGACGCCCTGATAGCTGCCGTCAGGGCCTTGGGAAGGATCGGTGATCAGACGGCGATACCTGCTTTGAGAGAGCTCCTAGAGCGTAAGGATCTCCCGACCAAAAGAGCCCTTCAGGTCAGCACCGGCGGGATAGATCCGGTTCTTGAGGACGCCAGGTGGCAGATCGATCTGGCAATCGCCGAGTCGCTCTCGGAGTTAGGAGCGCCGGAGGATGAGGTGCGTCGGATCGCCGAGCCGTATCTCAAAGATCCCCGGGCCTACGTAAGGCGATATGCGGGGAAAATCTACGGGAGAGCGGGATAG